The following DNA comes from Polynucleobacter sp. MG-6-Vaara-E2.
TTGCAAGACCTCAAGGCTCCAGTTGATGGCGTTGTGATTACTTACAACAAGCCATTCTCTGCAAATGATCATGAAGCTATTAAGGCTAAAGACGTTGTCATGGGCGTAGTTGAGAACGGTCGCGTTGAGTTCTTGAATGCTGAGGACGCAACTGCTAAGAAGAAGTAATCCACCTTCGATCTGCAGGCGATAAATTATTCTGCACTGCAACAATTGATAAAGCAAAACGCCGCCCAAAAAGCGGCGTTTTGCTTACAATGTCGGATTCGTTAATAAAACAGTTTTAAGTATATTTAGGCCAACAAAATGGACATGCTTGCACAAATCCTCTCAAGCGGTATCGCGGTGGGGATGATCTATGCGGTAATCGCTTTCGGTTTCCAGCTTACTTTTGCTACCTCAGGCACATTGAACTTCGGACAGGGTGAAGCCCTCATGTTGGGTGCTCTGGTCGGTTTAACTTGTGTGGATACCTTTGGAATGAACTACTGGGTCATGATTCCAGTGGTGTGTTTATTCGGTATGTTGCAAGGTAGCTTTGTGGAGTTGATCGGCGTTCGTCCTGCGATCAAAATTAAATCTGAGTTTGGTTGGATTATGTCGACCATCGCACTTGGTATTATTTTCAAAAACGTTGCTGAAAATATTTGGGGCCGTGATGCTTTGCCATTCCCATCACCATTGCCAATGGAGCCAATGAATTTCTTGGGCGCGAATATTCTCCCAATGGAAATCTTAGTGGTGGTTGGCGCTTTAGTA
Coding sequences within:
- a CDS encoding branched-chain amino acid ABC transporter permease, encoding MDMLAQILSSGIAVGMIYAVIAFGFQLTFATSGTLNFGQGEALMLGALVGLTCVDTFGMNYWVMIPVVCLFGMLQGSFVELIGVRPAIKIKSEFGWIMSTIALGIIFKNVAENIWGRDALPFPSPLPMEPMNFLGANILPMEILVVVGALVMMLLVEFFNRKTIYGKAVVATANDRDAAGLMGINTSVVITFSYALSSLTAAFAGVLIAPLTLTGATMGGALGLKAFAVAIIGGLSSGLGIIVGGLILGIVETATGFYISTGYKDVPGLILLLLVLAYKPSGLFGKSAIKKV